Proteins encoded in a region of the Tachyglossus aculeatus isolate mTacAcu1 chromosome 11, mTacAcu1.pri, whole genome shotgun sequence genome:
- the CDC6 gene encoding cell division control protein 6 homolog codes for MAATRAKGQASIGFPRKKAARTAGRPKAPQASSSSSSPAPPITNPDGPKSPPPLQPLSPRKRLGDDNLCNIPQSLPCSPPKQSKKENGPPLPVTPKGRRLVFEDQPASRSPGRRDRAAAPSPGQVRARKGQETPRNSERGHPSEREVVCVRLFKQEGSCYQQAKLALNTAVPDRLPAREKEMEVIRRFLKEHVCGKRAGSLYVSGAPGTGKTACLSRVLQDLKGELGGTKVIVLNCMSLRSSQAVFPTIARELFQEGASRPAGRDVVRKLEKHMMAAEAGHMILLVLDEMDQLDSKGQDVLYTLFEWPWLSGSRLVLIGIANALDLTDRILPRLQARAKCRPQLLNFPPYTKDQLTAILQERLGQVPGDRILDNAAVQFCARKVSAVSGDARKALDVCRRAVEIVESDVRSQTLLRPLSERKSPAKASPGPLVPKRVSLCDVSQVIADVYGDRMAAGQTGAADPFPLQQKILVCSLLLLTRQLKVKEVTLGKLYEAYSKVCRKQRVPAIDQSECLCLSGLLEARGIFASKKNKETRLTKVSLKIEEKDVEHALQDKVLIGNILASGLP; via the exons ATGGCCGCCACCAGAGCCAAAGGCCAGGCCTCCATCGGCTTCCCCAGGAAGAAGGCAGCGCGCACTGCGGGCAGGCCCAAGGCCCCCcaggcctcctcttcttcctcttcccctgccccccccatcaCCAATCCCGACGGCCCGAAAAGCCCCCCGCCATTGCAGCCCCTCAGCCCCCGGAAGCGCCTGG GAGATGACAACTTGTGCAACATCCCCCAGTCGCTTCCTTGCTCTCCGCCGAAGCAGAGTAAGAAAGAGAACGGCCCTCCCCTCCCGGTCACGCCGAAGGGACGCCGTCTGGTGTTCGAGGACCAACCGGCCAGTCGGTCTCCCGGCCGAAGGGACCGAGCGGCGGCCCCCTCTCCGGGCCAGGTGAGGGCCCGGAAAGGCCAAGAGACCCCGAGGAATTCGGAGCGCGGTCACCCGTCAGAGCGAGAAGTTGTGTGCGTCAGGCTGTTCAAGCAAGAAG GCAGTTGTTACCAGCAGGCCAAGCTGGCCCTGAACACGGCCGTCCCGGATCGGCTGCCCGCccgggagaaggagatggaggtcATCAGGCGCTTCCTCAAGGAGCACGTCTGTGGAAAGAGAGCCGGGAGTCTCTACGTGTCCGGTGCTCCTGGGACCGGCAAAACCGCCTGTCTCAGCCGGGTTTTGCAGGACCTCAAG GGGGAGCTGGGCGGCACCAAGGTCATCGTGCTGAACTGCATGTCGCTGAGGAGCTCCCAAGCCGTGTTCCCAACCATCGCCCGCGAGCTCTTTCAAGAGGGAGCCTCCAGGCCAGCCGGCAGGGACGTGGTGAGGAAGCTGGAGAAGCATATGATGGCAGCAGAGGCGGGCCACATGAT ACTTCTGGTTTTGGACGAGATGGACCAGCTGGACAGCAAGGGGCAGGACGTGCTGTACACATTGTTTGAGTGGCCCTGGCTCAGCGGCTCCCGACTCGTGCTCATCG GCATCGCCAACGCCCTGGACCTCACCGACCGGATCCTCCCGAGACTCCAGGCCAGAGCCAAGTGCAGGCCGCAGCTACTGAACTTCCCGCCGTACACCAAGGACCAGCTGACCGCCATCCTTCAGGAGCGACTGGGGCAG GTCCCCGGTGACCGGATCCTGGACAACGCCGCGGTTCAGTTCTGCGCTCGGAAAGTCTCCGCCGTGTCCGGAGATGCTCGCAAGGCGCTCGACGTTTGCAG GAGGGCTGTCGAAATTGTGGAGTCGGATGTCAGAAGCCAGACGCTCCTCAGACCGCTCTCTGAGC GTAAATCGCCGGCGAAAGCATCCCCGGGCCCTCTGGTCCCCAAGCGGGTGAGCCTCTGCGACGTGTCCCAGGTGATCGCCGACGTCTACGGAGACAGGATGGCCGCCGGCCAAACCGGAGCAGCCGATCCCTTCCCTCTGCAGCAGAAGATCCTGGTCTGCTCTCTGCTGCTCTTGACCAGGCAGCTAAAGGTCAAAGAGGTCACCCTGGGAAAG TTGTACGAAGCTTACAGCAAAGTCTGCAGGAAGCAGCGGGTGCCGGCCATAGACCAGTCCGAGTGTCTGTGTCTCTCGGGGCTCTTGGAGGCTAGAGGCATCTTCGCTTCGAAGAAAAACAAGGAAACGCGGCTCACGAAG GTGTCTCTGAAGATCGAGGAGAAGGATGTGGAGCACGCACTCCAGGACAAAGTCTTAATCGGGAACATCTTAGCTAGCGGATTGCCTTAA